One segment of Ipomoea triloba cultivar NCNSP0323 chromosome 12, ASM357664v1 DNA contains the following:
- the LOC116000521 gene encoding PP2A regulatory subunit TAP46, whose amino-acid sequence MGIGELKVEEMSLSALFEQARKVHSMATESTADQDTVKKGCELLRKCEEMISKLGLFSANETKDEISTVNLKFLLVPYYLGELMEKISGGDRLQILKASQAMLKEFIAFCEAMELVPEDELETSIPTGPNAFADRRAKKIARFKRQKAAESKLLELKERKERRGRSTKASALSTPVEVGEEDVLDEDGEEEREVWLTTISLALCKAIDLLEMLKKEEEMLSAIKEKQLQEGETLISQAILDERTKKAEAWHRDAAARSQYINPAMPITCATFAQDVIEGRANVSQVHEHKHQPLIFGPASLVGRNPTTERERMAAQVFQPNYRLPTMSIEEAGLKEMEIMNKWQERTAKFMEEANSSWHTENRTSRPGEDDEEDDDAAEERARAWDDWKDDNPRGAGNKKLTPCG is encoded by the exons ATGGGAATCGGTGAGCTGAAGGTGGAAGAGATGTCTTTGTCTGCTCTCTTCGAACAGGCTCGAAAAGTTCATTCTATGGCCACTGAATCGACGGCTGATCAG GATACGGTTAAAAAAGGATGCGAGCTGTTGAGAAAATGCGAGGAAATGATCAGTAAACTGGGGCTGTTTTCTGCTAATGAGACAAAGGACGAGATTAGCACTGTGAAtctcaaatttcttctg GTGCCATATTACCTTGGTGAGTTGATGGAAAAGATTTCAGGAGGGGACAGACTACAAATTCTTAAAGCTTCACAGGCTATGTTAAAG GAGTTTATTGCATTTTGTGAGGCAATGGAGCTTGTTCCTGAAGATGAACTGGAGACATCCATTCCAACTGGTCCGAATGCTTTTGCAGATCGTAGAGCAAAGAAG ATTGCACGTTTCAAGCGCCAAAAGGCAGCAGAGTCAAAATTGCTTGAACTGAAAGAACGGAAGGAGCGCCGTGGGCGATCAACTAAAGCATCTGCTTTGTCCACTCCTGTTGAGGTGGGTGAAGAAGATGTACTGGATGaggatggagaagaagaaagagag GTTTGGCTTACAACGATCTCTTTGGCTCTTTGTAAG GCTATTGATCTACTAGAAATgctaaaaaaagaagaagaaatgctCTCTGCTATAAAGGAAAAGCAGCTACAG GAAGGAGAGACACTGATTTCACAGGCAATTCTTGATGAACGCACAAAGAAGGCAGAGGCTTGGCATCGGGATGCTGCTGCGCGATCACAATACATTAATCCAGCAATGCCTATCACATGTGCTACTTTTGCTCAAGATGTTATTGAGGGGAGAGCAAATGTTTCACAGGTGCACGAGCATAAACACCAGCCCTTAATATTTGGACCGGCTAGTCTTGTTGGCAGGAACCCTACTACTGAACGGGAAAGAATGGCTGCACAAGTTTTCCAGCCAAACTATAG ATTGCCAACCATGAGCATAGAGGAAGCCGGGTTAAAAGAGATGGAGATAATGAACAAATGGCAAGAAAGGACTGCAAAGTTCATGGAAGAAGCGAATTCATCATGGCACACGGAAAATCGCACGTCAAGGCCtggtgaagatgatgaagaagatgacgATGCTGCTGAAGAGCGAGCAAGGGCGTGGGATGACTGGAAAGACGACAACCCTCGTGGTGCCGGTAACAAAAAACTCACACCCTGTGGCTAA
- the LOC115999828 gene encoding myosin-13 produces MGDKGDSCSGSCLVMSVEGKENFGPIFFGVSCAFFALRVLPDSDESCDENWSEIRNKMLQGSAQLLGLLVWRIQKEEANTRMSDLTFELENARGEIEELKRRRSEDAKANAKVVGIYAAQEQCWFNERKKLRQHIGGLMHELRVLGVKKDKTVSELDDKLRENEAALQSKDKMIEEAGQKCKELEEELRKAENVAEELRNAAKVEAQKHASEITKHKTAFIELVSSQRQLEAEMGRAARQAEAAKEEFDSVLQQKEQSVLMMQKLSMDLIKVRKDLEQKDQILSAMLRKSKLDTAEKQMLLQEVKLSKSKRKQAELETERWKLLSESRHERLSLRNLLSKHGNSKLDVIPNGKGLLPNEIMPSNSGKNRLKKIDYLLEYEQSACRKDPELVSPLTDNYLTNDNEISVADIEHLENWVRSEVEKYRIAFEQRHHLEIEAFAEQLRLKDEKLEAFRWRLLSMEVESKRLRTHFEAMDQDLSLLRQENMRLEAVLLNREAELNSLNERLSESKDVPDCQKPQDQDTIWSKVKIIKRKPGEKEQGIKKGTEEICEEGEITRDEKGTAVNPPKDIILTLKYPVKEIQEEGASVALQPSSTGEEDFSTDSARGAETSTSVDNAATKISPAWKVNLQALGVSCKIKMLKQQFLVLERLTGKQERCENSESNDNAHFTMQGFYALMSVLNKQVARYESLQGKIDDLCKRMHENNLDKASERISIARTKDQIKMLEHFLEETFQLQRYIVATGQKLIEVQTKVASGLVGALQEVDRPDCFDMKRFADNIKTLFKEVQRGLEVRIARIIGDLEGTLACDGMTR; encoded by the exons ATGGGTGACAAGGGGGATTCATGTTCAGGTTCTTGCTTGGTTATGTCTGTAGAAGGGAAGGAAAATTTTGGCCCAATTTTCTTTGGGGTTTCTTGTGCATTCTTTGCACTGAGGGTTTTGCCAGATTCTGATGAATCATGTGATGAGAATTGGTCAGAGATCAGGAATAAAATGCTTCAAGGAAGTGCCCAGTTGTTAGGGTTGCTTGTTTGGAGGATTCAAAAGGAAGAGGCTAATACTAGGATGTCTGATCTAACGTTTGAGCTCGAGAATGCGCGGGGAGAGATTGAAGAGCTGAAGAGACGACGAAGTGAGGATGCAAAGGCGAATGCGAAGGTTGTTGGGATTTATGCAGCTCAGGAGCAGTGCTGGTTTaatgagaggaagaaactcaGGCAGCATATTGGCGGTCTGATGCACGAGCTGAGAGTTCTCGGGGTGAAGAAGGACAAAACGGTTTCTGAATTGGACGATAAGTTGAGGGAAAACGAGGCTGCTTTGCAGTCGAAAGATAAGATGATCGAGGAAGCGGGACAGAAATGCAAGGAGCTCGAGGAAGAATTGAGGAAGGCCGAAAATGTTGCAGAAGAGCTGAGAAATGCTGCAAAGGTTGAAGCTCAAAAGCATGCCAGTGAGATTACAAAGCACAAGACCGCTTTCATCGAGCTCGTGTCAAGCCAGCGCCAGCTCGAAGCCGAGATGGGTCGTGCTGCTAGGCAAGCCGAGGCAGCTAAGGAGGAGTTCGATTCAGTATTGCAGCAAAAGGAGCAGTCGGTGTTGATGATGCAGAAGCTATCTATGGACCTCATTAAGGTGCGAAAGGACTTGGAACAGAAAGATCAGATCTTATCCGCCATGCTTCGAAAGTCCAAATTGGACACTGCAGAGAAACAAATGCTTCTGCAGGAAGTGAAGCTATCTAAATCCAAGAGAAAGCAGGCTGAGCTAGAGACAGAAAGATGGAAACTCCTTTCTGAGTCGAGGCACGAAAGGCTTTCGTTAAGAAATCTGTTGTCTAAACACGGAAATTCTAAGCTAGACGTGATTCCCAATGGTAAGGGGCTGCTCCCAAACGAGATTATGCCATCCAATTCTGGAAAGAACAGATTAAAGAAGATAGATTATCTTCTCGAGTACGAACAATCTGCATGTAGGAAAGATCCCGAACTCGTTTCTCCTCTAACTGACAACTATTTGACCAATGACAATGAAA TATCTGTAGCTGATATTGAGCACTTGGAGAATTGGGTTCGATCCGAGGTTGAGAAATACAGGATTGCATTTGAGCAGAGGCATCACCTAGAAATTGAAGCTTTTGCAGAACAGTTGAGACTCAAGGATGAGAAGTTAGAAGCTTTTCGTTGGCGCCTACTTAGCATGGAAGTGGAGTCGAAGAGGCTTCGGACCCATTTTGAAGCTATGGATCAAGACCTGTCGCTACTGAGACAAGAGAACATGAGGTTGGAAGCAGTGCTCTTGAACCGGGAAGCAGAATTAAATTCCTTAAACGAGCGGCTGAGTGAATCAAAGGATGTCCCAGATTGTCAGAAGCCCCAAGATCAGGATACAATTTGGTCCAAAGTTAAGATTATAAAGAGAAAACCGGGGGAGAAAGAGCAAGGAATCAAGAAGGGCACCGAGGAAATCTGTGAGGAGGGTGAAATTACGAGAGATGAGAAAGGTACAGCAGTTAATCCTCCCAAGGACATCATATTGACACTAAAATATCCCGTAAAGGAGATTCAGGAAGAGGGCGCCTCGGTGGCCTTGCAGCCAAGTTCAACGGGAGAGGAAGATTTCAGCACAGACAGTGCTCGGGGTGCTGAAACATCAACTTCAGTAGACAATGCTGCAACTAAGATTAGCCCTGCGTGGAAGGTGAATCTTCAAGCTCTTGGTGTCTCGTGCAAGATCAAGATGCTGAAACAGCAATTTCTTGTGCTCGAGCGCTTGACAGGGAAGCAAGAACGCTGTGAAAATAGCGAAAGCAATGACAATGCACACTTCACTATGCAAGGATTCTATGCACTGATGTCTGTACTGAATAAGCAGGTTGCTCGATATGAGTCTCTTCAGGGAAAGATCGATGATCTTTGCAAGCGAATG CATGAAAACAATCTCGACAAAGCCTCTGAACGAATCAGCATTGCAAGAACAAAGGACCAGATCAAGATGCTGGAACACTTCCTCGAGGAAACATTTCAGCTGCAGAGATACATAGTGGCAACAGGACAGAAACTGATCGAAGTTCAGACAAAAGTTGCTTCGGGATTAGTTGGAGCCTTACAAGAGGTTGACAGGCCCGACTGCTTCGACATGAAGAGGTTTGCAGATAACATCAAAACTCTCTTCAAAGAAGTTCAGAGAGGCCTTGAAGTTAGGATAGCACGAATCATCGGAGATCTCGAAGGGACACTTGCTTGTGATGGCATGACACGATAG